One genomic region from Amycolatopsis sp. FBCC-B4732 encodes:
- a CDS encoding NCS1 family nucleobase:cation symporter-1, whose amino-acid sequence MAPTPADQRVHDDGRVELDTAAAGSLEGSRFFNEELAPVPVEKRTWTTYNYFALWMGMAHNIPSYALAASLIALGMNWVQALLTITIGNLIVLAPMLLNSHAGTKYGIPFPVFARAFYGLRGANLAALLRAFIACGWFGIQTWVGGEAIYVILGRLLGSWWRDSPVIAGQHWTLWLSFVVFWIGQMLIIWRGMEAVRRFENWTAPLVSVGFLIMLGYVLVKAGGLGPILSDGGKLGWGPDFWKVFAPSLMAMIAFWSTLSLNMPDFTRFGGSQRKQVRGQILGLPTTMTFIAIVAILTTSGGHVLYGEDIWDPAQLADKFTSPVVVVVALVALVLATISANLAANVVSPSYDFSNAFPKKITFAVGGGITGVIGVLIQPWRLYSDPNIYIFAWLGFYGGLLGAVAGVLVAGYWVIARTKLKLKDLYTPDGVYWFSGGWNWRALVATLVGAVLAVGGAYGGPFPDGGLIPFLKPLYDYNWVVGFVGAFVVFAALSVSATQKEEFSERRPSRIDPAAVDG is encoded by the coding sequence ATGGCGCCGACACCCGCAGACCAGCGCGTGCACGACGACGGCCGGGTCGAGCTCGACACCGCCGCCGCCGGGTCTCTCGAAGGCAGCCGGTTCTTCAACGAGGAGCTGGCCCCCGTCCCCGTCGAAAAACGAACCTGGACCACTTACAACTACTTCGCGCTCTGGATGGGGATGGCGCACAACATCCCCAGCTACGCACTGGCCGCGTCGCTGATCGCCCTCGGCATGAACTGGGTGCAGGCGCTGCTCACGATCACCATCGGCAACCTGATCGTGCTCGCGCCGATGCTGCTCAACAGCCACGCCGGCACGAAGTACGGCATCCCGTTCCCGGTGTTCGCCCGCGCGTTCTACGGCCTGCGCGGCGCCAACCTGGCCGCGCTGCTGCGCGCGTTCATCGCGTGCGGCTGGTTCGGCATCCAGACGTGGGTCGGCGGCGAGGCCATCTACGTCATCCTCGGGCGCCTGCTCGGCTCGTGGTGGCGCGACTCGCCGGTGATCGCCGGGCAGCACTGGACGCTGTGGCTGTCCTTCGTGGTCTTCTGGATCGGCCAGATGCTCATCATCTGGCGCGGTATGGAGGCGGTCCGCCGGTTCGAGAACTGGACGGCGCCGCTGGTGTCCGTCGGCTTCCTCATCATGCTCGGGTACGTGCTGGTCAAGGCGGGCGGGCTCGGCCCGATCCTGTCCGACGGCGGGAAGCTCGGCTGGGGACCGGACTTCTGGAAGGTGTTCGCGCCGTCGCTGATGGCGATGATCGCGTTCTGGTCGACGCTGTCGCTGAACATGCCGGACTTCACGCGGTTCGGCGGCAGCCAGCGCAAGCAGGTCCGCGGCCAGATCCTCGGCCTGCCCACCACGATGACGTTCATCGCGATCGTGGCCATCCTGACGACGTCGGGCGGCCACGTCCTCTACGGCGAGGACATCTGGGACCCGGCGCAGCTGGCCGACAAGTTCACCAGCCCGGTCGTGGTCGTCGTCGCGCTGGTCGCACTGGTGCTGGCGACGATCTCGGCGAACCTGGCGGCCAACGTCGTCAGCCCGTCCTATGACTTCTCGAACGCCTTCCCGAAGAAGATCACGTTCGCGGTCGGCGGCGGCATCACCGGCGTCATCGGCGTCCTGATCCAGCCGTGGCGGCTCTACTCCGACCCGAACATCTACATCTTCGCGTGGCTCGGCTTCTACGGCGGCCTGCTCGGCGCGGTCGCCGGGGTGCTCGTCGCGGGCTACTGGGTGATCGCCCGCACCAAGCTCAAGCTGAAGGACCTCTACACACCCGATGGGGTGTATTGGTTCAGCGGCGGCTGGAACTGGCGCGCGCTGGTCGCGACGCTGGTCGGAGCCGTGCTGGCGGTCGGCGGAGCCTATGGCGGCCCCTTCCCCGACGGCGGCCTGATCC
- a CDS encoding response regulator transcription factor: MLVVEDDLTIAASIAARLRAEGFSVDVAHDGPAAVEADAAAEPDLVVLDVMLPGFDGLEVCRRIQGRRPVPVLMLTARADETDMLVGLGVGADDYLTKPFSMRVLTARVHALLRRVERSSAGPSGTRIVLGDLEIDVDQRRVARAGVAAQLTPIEFDLLVHFARRPRVVQPRERLLSEVWDWDVHGTSAATRAVDSHIKALRRKLGADLIRTVHGVGYALEAGS; the protein is encoded by the coding sequence GTGCTGGTGGTCGAGGACGACCTCACGATCGCCGCGTCGATCGCGGCCCGGCTGCGGGCCGAAGGGTTCAGTGTGGACGTCGCCCACGACGGGCCGGCCGCGGTCGAAGCCGACGCCGCGGCGGAGCCGGACCTCGTCGTGCTGGACGTGATGCTGCCGGGGTTCGACGGCCTGGAGGTCTGCCGCCGGATCCAGGGGCGCCGTCCGGTGCCGGTGCTCATGCTGACCGCGCGCGCCGACGAGACGGACATGCTGGTCGGGCTCGGCGTCGGTGCCGACGACTACCTGACGAAGCCGTTCTCGATGCGGGTCTTGACCGCGCGGGTGCACGCGCTGCTGCGACGGGTGGAGCGGTCTTCCGCCGGCCCTTCGGGGACCCGGATCGTGCTGGGCGACCTCGAGATCGACGTCGACCAGCGGCGGGTCGCGCGGGCGGGGGTGGCGGCGCAGCTGACGCCGATCGAGTTCGACCTGCTGGTGCACTTCGCGCGGCGGCCGCGGGTGGTGCAGCCGCGGGAACGGCTGCTGTCGGAGGTGTGGGACTGGGACGTGCACGGCACGTCCGCGGCGACGCGCGCGGTGGACAGCCACATCAAGGCGCTGCGGCGGAAGCTCGGGGCGGACCTGATCCGCACGGTGCACGGCGTCGGGTACGCGCTGGAGGCGGGATCGTGA
- a CDS encoding ATP-binding protein: protein MNLVPRPLDRIRSIKLKLAILMVASGGVAFAFFNWQIGWLPPKTTITAMVLALVLSQLLAHGMTRPLREMTAAARAMAKGDYTRRIRATTRDEVGSLASAFNQMAGDLGDADRQRRELIANVSHELRTPITALNGVLENLVDGVEEPDPGTLKTALQQTERLATLVDELLDLSRLDAGAIPLHRTSFSLSELLSEAVSEAALVRGVRFSVSAPDVLVTADRGRLFQVVANLLENAVRHGPAGGSVQVLAEVRGDEVRIDVCDEGPGIAPADRVRVFERFTRGERSTGGGTGLGLAIARWAVELHGGTIGVVDPAPGTGSRIRVTLPVG from the coding sequence GTGAACCTCGTACCGCGGCCGCTGGACCGGATCCGGTCGATCAAGCTGAAGCTGGCGATCCTGATGGTCGCGTCCGGCGGGGTCGCGTTCGCGTTCTTCAACTGGCAGATCGGCTGGCTGCCGCCGAAGACGACGATCACGGCGATGGTGCTGGCGCTGGTGCTCTCGCAGCTGCTGGCCCACGGCATGACGCGCCCGCTGCGCGAGATGACGGCGGCCGCGCGGGCGATGGCCAAGGGCGACTACACCCGCCGCATCAGGGCGACGACCCGCGACGAGGTGGGCTCGCTGGCTTCGGCGTTCAACCAGATGGCGGGCGACCTCGGCGACGCGGACCGGCAGCGGCGCGAGCTGATCGCGAACGTGTCGCACGAGCTGCGGACGCCGATCACGGCGTTGAACGGGGTGCTGGAGAACCTGGTCGACGGCGTCGAAGAGCCGGACCCGGGGACGCTGAAGACGGCGCTGCAGCAGACCGAGCGCCTGGCGACGCTGGTGGACGAGCTCCTCGACCTGTCGCGGCTGGACGCGGGGGCGATCCCGCTGCACAGGACGTCGTTTTCGCTGTCGGAGCTGCTTTCCGAGGCGGTCTCGGAAGCGGCGCTGGTCCGCGGGGTGCGATTTTCGGTGTCGGCGCCGGACGTGCTGGTGACCGCGGACCGCGGGCGGCTGTTCCAGGTGGTGGCGAACCTGCTGGAGAACGCGGTCCGCCACGGGCCCGCGGGCGGGTCGGTGCAGGTGCTGGCCGAGGTCCGGGGGGACGAGGTGCGCATCGACGTGTGCGACGAAGGGCCGGGGATCGCTCCTGCCGATCGGGTGCGGGTGTTCGAGCGGTTCACGCGGGGGGAGCGGTCGACCGGCGGGGGGACGGGCCTCGGGCTGGCGATCGCGCGGTGGGCGGTGGAGCTGCACGGGGGGACGATCGGGGTGGTGGATCCGGCGCCGGGGACCGGGAGCCGGATCCGGGTGACGTTGCCGGTGGGCTGA
- a CDS encoding DUF4153 domain-containing protein, which yields MLPVDRPGIGWLLAGLAVAVAVTVANRDRFTAASVGWAVLGLALLGVGTFRASGWLFALCVPAAVVAGSLAVVGPRTVHSVLYDMVALPLEALRAVPWAGRGLGRFAARRDGVARRIALAVLGAAVLVAVFVPLLASADAAFAAVVSAVVPDLSPAVLVRWCVVFAVVALLVAGASYFLAAPAPEAERESPKRTKYGLEWTVPLVVLIVLFSVFVAVRLVVLFGGTGYVLRTSGLTSAEYARSGFWQLCAVTVLTLAIVSAALRWAPNTTKADRLRQRVLLGALSALSLVLVGSALSRMGTYQEAYGFTVLRLLVEVCELWFGAVFVLVLISLVRLRSSWLPRAAIGTAAVALLVLAVLDPERLIAGANLDRAAAGKPLDHRYLAGFSADVVPVVEARLPEPLRTCVLRQVLTGDAADGWPAWNLARASARDVPLGRCG from the coding sequence GTGCTCCCCGTGGACCGCCCCGGGATCGGGTGGCTCCTCGCCGGACTAGCCGTAGCCGTCGCCGTGACCGTGGCCAACCGGGATCGCTTCACCGCAGCCAGTGTGGGCTGGGCCGTCCTCGGGCTCGCCCTCCTCGGCGTAGGCACCTTCCGGGCCTCCGGCTGGCTCTTCGCCCTCTGCGTGCCCGCCGCCGTCGTGGCCGGGTCGCTGGCCGTTGTCGGGCCGCGGACCGTCCACAGTGTCCTCTACGACATGGTCGCCCTCCCGCTCGAAGCCCTCCGCGCCGTTCCGTGGGCCGGCCGGGGGCTCGGGCGCTTCGCCGCACGGCGGGACGGTGTCGCCCGGCGGATCGCGCTCGCCGTGCTCGGGGCCGCCGTGCTCGTGGCGGTCTTCGTGCCGCTGCTCGCCAGTGCCGACGCCGCCTTCGCCGCCGTCGTCAGCGCCGTGGTCCCCGATCTCAGTCCCGCTGTCCTCGTGCGGTGGTGCGTGGTCTTCGCCGTCGTCGCGCTGCTCGTCGCCGGAGCGAGTTACTTCTTGGCCGCGCCGGCACCGGAAGCAGAACGAGAAAGTCCGAAGAGGACCAAATACGGTCTGGAATGGACGGTCCCGCTCGTCGTCCTCATCGTGCTGTTCAGCGTCTTCGTCGCCGTCCGGCTGGTCGTGCTCTTCGGCGGCACCGGATACGTCCTGCGCACCAGCGGCCTGACGTCGGCGGAGTACGCCCGGAGCGGTTTCTGGCAGCTCTGCGCCGTCACCGTCCTCACGCTCGCCATCGTCTCCGCCGCCCTGCGCTGGGCGCCGAACACGACGAAGGCCGATCGGCTCCGGCAGCGCGTGCTGCTCGGTGCGCTGAGCGCGTTGAGCCTCGTGCTCGTCGGCTCCGCGCTCAGCCGGATGGGGACCTACCAGGAGGCGTACGGCTTCACCGTGCTGCGGCTGCTGGTCGAGGTCTGCGAACTCTGGTTCGGCGCGGTCTTCGTCCTGGTGCTGATTTCGCTGGTCCGGCTGCGCTCGTCGTGGCTGCCGCGCGCCGCGATCGGGACGGCCGCCGTCGCGCTGCTCGTGCTCGCCGTGCTCGATCCGGAACGGCTCATCGCCGGGGCCAACCTCGATCGGGCCGCCGCCGGGAAGCCGCTGGACCACCGGTACCTGGCCGGGTTCTCCGCCGACGTCGTGCCGGTGGTCGAGGCGCGGCTGCCGGAACCGTTGCGCACCTGCGTGCTGCGGCAGGTGCTGACCGGCGACGCCGCGGACGGCTGGCCCGCCTGGAACCTCGCGCGCGCCTCGGCACGTGACGTACCTCTCGGCCGCTGCGGCTGA
- a CDS encoding SSI family serine proteinase inhibitor encodes MSLSCLAPAQPPASTLQLTTHDTANRIGSVVLTCDPAGGTHPKRDKACQVLSGVNGDFSRINARHQACTLIYAPVDVTVVGSWRGKPVSFRATYPNRCAADRDSDDVFAF; translated from the coding sequence ATGAGCTTGAGCTGCCTCGCGCCCGCGCAGCCGCCGGCGTCGACGCTGCAGCTGACCACCCACGACACCGCGAACCGGATCGGCTCGGTGGTGCTCACGTGCGACCCGGCCGGCGGCACGCACCCGAAGCGCGACAAGGCGTGCCAGGTGCTCTCCGGCGTGAACGGCGACTTCTCGCGGATCAACGCGCGCCACCAGGCGTGCACGCTGATCTACGCCCCGGTCGACGTCACGGTGGTCGGCTCCTGGCGCGGCAAGCCGGTGTCGTTCCGCGCGACGTACCCGAACCGCTGCGCCGCCGACCGCGACTCGGACGACGTTTTCGCCTTCTGA